The following nucleotide sequence is from Hevea brasiliensis isolate MT/VB/25A 57/8 chromosome 7, ASM3005281v1, whole genome shotgun sequence.
CATGCAGGACCATCTGCAGAAAGACCCTCAGAAAAGGTCTCAGGTATTTCTCAAAACAAAAATGGATTTCAAATTTTGTGCCAAGCTTAGGAAACTCTCATAAAATAAGTTTTTCAGTATGTGTGAATGCTAGTATTGAAAATGGTTAAGAAGATGGTCTTGTACTCTTTTTTAAACCCAGACTTGCACATCACTAACTTGGCTAGAACTTTTTGTGATACGAAACTTTATGCTTTTTCTTTTGCATCAATGTTTCATGTGCAAatactctttctttcttttttttttttttggcccaaCTTTTATCCCTCTTATCAATGGTTAATATATATCATATTTTTATACAGTTGGGAAAGAGATTCGGGATAGATTGTCAGGTGCAGTTGAAGCATTTTCTTCAAGGAAGATCTCAGGCTCTAGTCCACATGACAATTCCAGAAACAGGTCTTCAGAAAATGTAAGCTCATCCTGTGGTTAATTTCAGAAGaaactataaaaaaaatttgTTGTCCAATTTTCTATGCATTTGAAATTCTGATGACAAGCTGATTAGTACCAATTGAGTTTTCTACCATTTGGAGTCTAAAATGGATCATATCATTTTAACCATGAAAGCAAATTTTAAAATAGGGGAAGTAGCCCACAGTCTTCTTGCTTGCTTTAGTTCAGGCTTGAAGCCAAATCTTTTAAAATGTTTCATTGATTTTAAACTTAAGATCTTGCACGGTAAGATAACAGACTACTGTGTGTACATTGTTTTATTTGTTAGGCTTCATTGAGTTGGGTTGAGTTGTACATTGTTTTATTGCTTCATTAGTTCAATTATATTTCAGTAACAACCAAGGCTTTGATTCTGAAAGTTAGATTTGAGTCCTAGCTATCAGAATCCCGTTTATTTTTGCTGGCGAATAGAGCCAAATTGGAAATCAGACAAGAATCGgagaaaaaaggaaatgtaagtgAATGGACTTTCCAAGGACAGCCAAGTTTAGTGGGTTGATGAAATTGAAACGTAACTTAAAACCTGCGATGTCTTGGTTCATTTACTTTTGCTTATTTTATGGTAGCATGGCATGGTGATTCAATTTTTGCTCTATTCAAAGTCATAGCAGCAATAGTACTGCATTCAAGTGTTCTATTTCTGTTGCAAAATTCTTAATAAGTGCCATCTTTGGCTAGCACTTGCAGCAACTTGAGCCAGAGAAAGGCCGTAGTTCTTCTCGATATGGCAGCAACACAAGAAAAGCTGTCATCTCAAATAGTAGGCCAAGTTCCTCTGGTGAACCTAGTGAAGGTCGTCCCAGCAGATTACTCTCAAGTGGTGGCCGTCTGACTTCTTCACAGAGAATCCAACCTGGGTATGAGTCAAAATCATCTACCCGTGCTGTGGCTTCTTCTAAAGGCACCCGTGAGGACACTTTTAGGAGCTTTGAGCTCCTCTCAATCAGGAAGTGATGAGAGTTTGATGTAAGAGGTACTTGCTTAAGCCTCGGATAGATGCATTACTCTTCCTTGTCAAGCAAGCAATCTTGGAATTTGTAAAACTTGCCATTGTATATCACTTAATCACTGTCATAACTGACGATTTCACATCTTTTAAAAACAACATTACCTATCTTGTTCCTGCTTGCTTTATAACTTTTGCCccccttttctttttgtttttatctgtTGTAACGTGTTTTAGAAACATCGAAGAGAGATATGCAAGGGACTCTATTTGTCATTGATTTGGTTCCATTTTCCATATTTATATGATATCTATGAGCATTTTATCCTATTCCTGCCATAATGTTGCCTTGTAAAACCAGGTTCAAATGATTGGGGAGAGAAATAATTAATGGTTTAATGtcccaaaattaaaaataaataaatagtaagTGTTTTACTGAATCTTCCTTGTAGAAAATGCTTCAATTGGTTTTACAAAGCAAAACAAGTAGAACAGTTAcgcaattttttattaaatattttaagattttcatttaattataattatttttttctcttaagtgttaaaattaaaattttaatttttttaatacaattaatttgtaatatatttcattttaaattaatgaCGCATTTAGtagaaagttaaaaaattaatattactctAATAAATTCTAATCTCATTTTTTAGagaaaaaattaaagataatataTTCTCTTAAAGTATTTTATGAGGGATTAAAAAGATAGTAATTACTCATTATTAATCTTATATTTAATGCTACTCATTTTTTAATGGAGTTGACGATGTTAAAAGTTCAgtagaaattaatttataaaacgaCATGGTCAAATTAAATAGAGTCAATTTATCATTCAGATGACTCAATTTGGAAACCTAAGTCCCACAGCTTTTAAAACTTTGTTTGATGAGAcatttaatgtgctaaattccaTATTttgaaattaaggaaaaaaaaaaaaacacccgtATATAACTTTCTACAAAAATTCCAAGTCTCGAAGTTTCCGAGCTTCTATCGTAATTAATAACTTTTTATTTGTTAACGGCAATGACAGTTTATAGACAATAGACAAATGATGACTAGAACTCTCGTAGTCCTCTTAACAAAAGCATGTCTCTCACGTGAAACTGAAAGCCAATAAAGTGATTCTATTTAATAATGAGttacaatataataaaataaaataatttaaactttcatttaattaaaacccatatatatatatatatatatatatatatatatatatatataattttccgtTTTCGTCTCAATGCCAAAATAATGGCAACCTTCTCCTATCACCAAAAGTACATTTATCTCTAGAGAGGGATTAGTGACAGCACAGACTGATCTAATGAAATAGTTTTTCATTCACAAGGGGAAAAAAATTACTACAAGCTAAACATCTTCAGGAAAACAGAAGAGAATTATCTACAGCGTAAAATGCCTGGAAGAATCAACTTATGGACTGTAGCTGCGATTGGTAGGATAAAAACTTTTAAGGGTTTCTCAGAGCTGCCAACCTCTTATCAAGTTCACCAATGCCCGAACTGCAAGAAGAGAACTTAAGGTGAGCTAAGCAAGCAACAAAGGATTAGAATTCTTATTTTTCATGTGATTGTTTTCTTTATTGTAACACTTAAAATGGTGCACGGTTATGATTAGACTCCTCACTGCCAAGACCAAGGTCTGAACCATGAACTGGTTGTTGAATAGGAGAAGAACTGAGATTTGGCTTGTAGGCCAGTGGTGAATTTGTTGGGTACCGTGTTTTGAAACTGGTCTAGATCAGCTGGTTAGACTGGTAAAACTGGGAATTAGTCCGATGATGggcttatttttttataattaaaactaCTAATATATTTAGTTTTATAAATTATCCGACTGGCTTTGGACCAAGTCAAATTGGTAGACCGGTCAACATGCCCGTTCACTGATTAGTGTAGCTTAAAAACATTGGTTGTATTGTAATGGTGTTTACATCAGAAAATACAGggaagaagaatacctgccaacATCTTCTTTATTCTTCCCTGCAATTTTACCCTTTGGTGCCGTTGACAACTGCAAAATTTCAAGCCAAGTCAGCATAAGCTGAAAAGAAACTTGATCAACTGAAAACAAAGTTATGAATTACCATTGATACTAACCTGTGAGGCAACATCAACACCAATTTCATCTAGCACCTGCCACGAGTTTAAAAACATTAAGAAAATGTCAACAACTTCCTTTCTCTGAATTACATAAAAATGGGTGCACAGGGAATAATTTATATAACTGTGCCCATGAAGCCCTTAGCTTTTCAGTTTTACCACCAGAAAAAGAGACACTTGATATCATCAAGTCATTACGACTGTAAAGCCATTGCATACTTGCACAGGCTTACAAACTTCAGACAAAATAACTTGTTTATAAAATCTTCATATTAATTATGCAGATTAATGATTGATAtcccttaaaaaaataaaaaataaaaaatcttcaTATTAATTATGCAGATTAATGATTGATAtcccttaaaaaaataaaaaaaaagacaatGTTATTTCATTTTACAGAAAAGCTTCACTTGACATAACATAATACTGAtaacatatattttattttccgGAACTTCACATCAAAtaataagaaaaaagaaaagcaaaaagaaaaggaagagcACTCAAGTAAAGAAGCTTACTTGATTCGTCAACTCATCAGTCTCCTCTTCAGCCTCATCATCATCCAAAGCATCATCTATGGCTTCTGACATCATTTCTGTCTGCATGCACAAGTAAACAGCAATCCATTACCACCACAAAAATCCAACCAAGAGAATGAGTACAGACCTTGTTCCATGTTAATTAGTAGAATCATGATCTTACAGTCATATCCATCTGCGCTGACTGCTTCTGAAATTCCCTTATAGCCTTTGCTTGCTTTGCAGGAGCCATTTGCTGCAAATAAAACATACCAGCCATTGAAAGATGCTAAGactagaaaataataataattgagcaTATGTAATTTAGGTTTTACTTTTTATGGAAACAGAACAAATATTAAGAATATTAAGGCACTGATATCAAGAAGCTGCTTTCAGAGTAAAGTTCATTATATACAGTGAAATAAGCAAATATTCATCTTGTATACAACCTATTATATTCAGATACCTTATTCATAGATGTCATTGCTTTTGTGGCATTTTTCAAACCAACAGCAACTGAAGAATGGGCATGCATTGCCTGCATAAGGGAATAAACACTGTGAAGAGCACATTCTGCTTGCATTGAGAAGAAAAGAGGCAGGAAGAGGAGATTGTCTCTCTAATACATGTGTGCTTAGACAGAATACCTGAGTATGAGTTGCTATGCCTCTCATTTGAGCACGACTTGCTTGTAAGCTAGCTATTTGTTGCCTAAGCCTGACTAGCTGCCGGGCTAGAATTTTGGTTGCTGCCTGCAAAATACACACAAAATTTATAAAGAAAGAAGATATATCAGAAAGTTTCATTGCAGGAAAAGCGTGGCAGGCCCTACAGAATGAGAAAGTTTGTGGATTATGGTTTCATTGTAATGACTGTGGAAGTAGGAATTAATGAATAAGCATTTAGGGACAAAATCATTGTCCAAAGGTTAGCTTAGAAGGCTGTGCAATGGCTAAACTCTGCAAAATCCTATCAAGAATTCTGATCTGAATGTAAAGGAGGAAAAAAAGGCAAAAGGAAGCTTAAACAATTGCGCTTAGTGTTCCATGGATAAGAAAAACATCAAATCATAGTGTAAGCTTGAAAGCTTCTGAAAAATTCCAGTAAAATAGATCGCTAGTGAattgaatatattatattaatatacagACTACTAATCCTAGTCTTAACTGGACTTGGAATTTCTAAAGAGGATTAAGgagaaaagaataaaaaattagttcattaaaaatgaaaaacaaaCAGAAGTGGAAATCACCATTCATATTGATGAACAAGAAAACAATTAAACCATAAACAAGAAAAACTAGGCACCTGCCAAGTCCGATTACCAATTGACATATAATTACATATTATACCCAATTCCATAAGTTGGAAAACACTGAGCATGCAGCCTTTTTGCCTAAATAGACATAAATATAAGATTCTATTAGGACTAGAAATACTTTATAATGTCAAATAGTCCTCACGCTCACTAAAAGCGGTTCTTTTCAACCTTAACTAGAAAAAGTTATCAAAATATTAACAGTTATACGCCAAAGCAACAGAAGTTTCCCAGAGAAGACAAGAATCCAACTCAAATAAAAACATGTAACATACCTCATTTCCCGTCTTAGCTGTTCTTTTTATCTCCGCAACAAGCTTCTTTTCCTGGTGAGATTATTAATCTGTTAGATctaacaggaaaaaaaaaaagaaaagaaagaagattaTCCTTGAAAAGCATCGACAAACCTCTGATTGGAGTGCCCCAATTTCCTTCTCTATACCTGAATCAGGCAAAAAGCCAGCAAAGACATCAATACGAGTATCAAAAGATTTTCTGACTTTAACATCAAAAGTGTAAAAGGATCCTAATGTAGCTCCAGCATTAAGAGGAGAGCTTTATACTCAAGATAATCCACATTGACAAAAGAAGAGCTGCAAGGAAACTCAACAACTGCAAGTCCAAGAGTGCACAACACTAAGATGGAAAGCAAACCTGAGATACTTGAGCATACTAATACAGTAGCTGAATTTTCACTAGCTATATCTGTAAAATGTCCCTAAAAACATAAAACTTCTCCTCGGCACATAGCTCCATTTTGAAGCACTAGTAACCACGTTCTTGCCCTTACAGAGGCATAATTCTTGAGGTGGACGAAGCACCAGCTTAACTTTACTCGCTTTGAATGAGAAACTCCCCAAGGAAACAGTTTTATTATGTAATACACGTCGTTTTATTCCTTCTTTTAAAGTTTATTGACAAACCCATTTGCATATTTCAGAATAACAGCCAATGTAATCACTAGTCCTCAAATCTAACCACTCAAGGTGATAATTTCACCATTGGAAACGCGTATGAGTTCCTCAGCTCAAGGAAGAATCATCTCATTAAGTTCTATCTCAACACAAATCATGCGATCGTCCCAAAATTTGAATTAAAAGTTTATAACTTAAGATTCCTGGATGTAAATGTTAACTATAACACTGAAGGGGAAAAGAAATAGCACTAATAAAATTTATAACAGCAGTCATCATCATATGATCTCAATGTAACCCCCAAGagggggggagagagagagagagagagagagagagtgagagagagaaaggTTTTGCATTTGCAATTAAATAAGCTAAAAATAGACAATACCTCTAGTAGCATGTTGCATTTCTCTCTTGCTCTGTCGAAGAGCCTCTGCAATCAAAATTACCAATtagatttcaaaaaaaaaaaaatctggttctgcaatttatagcAAAACAAAAGTCGACTCAAATTTGAATAGACCAATGGAAGTACCAAAATTCAACAGCTcaaaaataagagaaaatcatAATTTTTCGAGAAGCTAATCAGAGTGGAAGGAATCATGAaacgaacaaaaaaaaaaatccgaTCAAGCAATTATACAATCTGATAAAAATCGAATTTTGTAGAGACAATCGAACCTCTTGGATTAGGTTTCTTGTTGAAGATGTTCATTTTTCGAGCTGGAATTAGGTTATGTGCAATATACTTGAGGTTTCTTAATGGAGATGATGTGAGCAGAGGCGCAGGTGCAGAGAGAGCTCTTTGCTTTTGGCTCGAAAAAGGGACGAAAGCTCATCTTTCATATTATAAGGGTAATTTACAAATTAGTCCTGATATATAAAAACGATTGCAAAGTAGTCTAGCTTTTTTTGTAGTAACGATTTAATCTTTAAAGTTTATTctatgtaaatatttatttattttataattaaatatgtatattaatatttatttatttatttgtaattaaataattatttttctcaaaaaaaattatatgtttaatgaaagtatttaatattttataattacaaTTATCAATACTAAAATATTAATTAGACAATAATatgaattttcaaataattaaaaaaactaataacaaacatatattttaataattttttatattacaatctataatttatttattttggttatagtaatatttcaaaaaataaataattataaaaatttttaacatgattttcaagaaaatatttttaaaaaagtttattatttatacaatttattttaataatacaaaatcatatataaattgtttaaagcTATAAAAAAAACGAATACGTTCATCATGGAAAGAAAAAGAATTCAAACTCGCCCAAAAAAAATGATACCGTTGTAGTAAGAATAATATAATACAAGCTTCAATGCGTTTCGTTCGCTCATCCTTTCTCTCTATCTCTGTCATCCATCCCCACATTTTCATGAAATCTCCATGAAAAACcgtttgtagtttcgactgatGCTTTGTTTACAATCACAGAGCTTATCTCTTTACGACACAATTTTGATTATCTTTTCTTACTCCAATATCCAACCATCACTTCTTCAATAAGGTAAACACAGAGCAAATATTTTTTGCTTTTTTTCCCCGATtgttgaattattaaattttgtagAAATGGCAGATCCTTTAATCCCTTTGATTTTGTTTCATTATCAAGAGGGTTGGTTGAGAGGGTGGCTTTGGTGCAAAGTTACTTTGTGCGATCTGCAGGTCACATGAAGCTACAAAATAACCTCTCTTTAAGACAATATAAGACTGCGAACATGACCCTTCTCAATGCTCGGTGCACTGGGTCATCCCTTTTATTAGGAGGgttgattggtttgaaaatgctTCTGGGTTGTTCATAATTTGATCAGATATTTGATTTAACATTGCAAATGTTCTGGGTCTATTCCTGCATTTGGATGCCAGGATATATGGGAATCTATTCTCTCTCCCTTTTTTTATCTTtataaaaatttctttttagttaaTGCCCATCATAAATAATGAAATTCTTTTGTGTTTTGATTTTCTTTGCTGTGGCAGTGAGTGAATAATCAGTTTGGATGGTTGGTTGTGAGGT
It contains:
- the LOC110650312 gene encoding vacuolar protein sorting-associated protein 2 homolog 3, which codes for MNIFNKKPNPREALRQSKREMQHATRGIEKEIGALQSEEKKLVAEIKRTAKTGNEAATKILARQLVRLRQQIASLQASRAQMRGIATHTQAMHAHSSVAVGLKNATKAMTSMNKQMAPAKQAKAIREFQKQSAQMDMTTEMMSEAIDDALDDDEAEEETDELTNQVLDEIGVDVASQLSTAPKGKIAGKNKEDVGSSGIGELDKRLAALRNP